A window of the Diabrotica undecimpunctata isolate CICGRU chromosome 1, icDiaUnde3, whole genome shotgun sequence genome harbors these coding sequences:
- the LOC140432342 gene encoding uncharacterized protein → MDISLDPKSFYGSSIRRHRFLIHALDDVEASTSAEPVDIVILPPDSADQGTESDEDTIDDQVLDIPDIPDEVPGEVEIHAYESSDEDKEENVSVQRKWKKSEKVGIQAQASTPPRVGDEHLGKSEFEIFSIYSS, encoded by the exons ATGGATATATCTTTGGATCCAAAAAGTTTTTATGG ATCATCTATACGAAGGCATAGATTTCTAATACATGCACTCGACGATGTGGAAGCTTCAACGTCCGCAGAACCAGTGGATATTGTTATTCTTCCACCTGATTCAGCTGATCAAGGTACTGAAAGCGACGAGGATACTATTGACGATCAGGTGTTAGATATTCCTGATATACCAGACGAAGTACCCGGTGAAGTAGAAATTCACGCTTATGAATCTTCCGACGAAGATAAGGAAGAAAATGTATCGGTTCAACGTAAATGGAAAAAGAGTGAGAAGGTTGGAATTCAAGCTCAAGCTTCCACACCACCAAGAGTAGGCGATGAACACTTGGGCAAATCTGAGTTcgaaattttttcaatttattcgTCATAA